AGTCTTGAGGTTATGTATGAACTGGAAGAGTCTCTTAAAGAGATAACAGGTATGGATAGGTTTACTTTGCTTCCTTCTGCAGGTGCCCATGGTGAACTTGTCGGCACCCTTATCATGAGAAAGTATTTTTTAGATACAGGCAAACCAAGGCACAAGATGTTAATTCCAGATTCAGCACACGGAACAAACCCAGCATCTTCTGCTATGGCAGGTTTTCAAGTAGTAGAAGTAAAATCAAACGAATTTGGTAATGTAGACCTAAACGACCTTGCCCAAAAGATGGACGAAGATACCGCAGGCTTGATGCTTACAAATCCAAATACGGCAGGCTTATTTGAAAGAGATATTAAGAAGATTGCCGAAGTTATCCACAACAAGGGTGGTTTACTCTACTACGATGGAGCAAATTTGAATGCGCTTTTAGGGATTGTGCGTCCAGCGGAAGCTGGTTTTGATATAGTGCATTTGAATTTGCATAAGACTTTTTCAACACCGCACGGTTCAGGTGGTCCTGGAGTAGGTGCAGTTGGAGTTAAAAAACACCTTGTTGATTTTTTACCCTACCCACTTGTATGTAAATGCAAAGATTATTTTGGTTTTGAAAGACCTATAAAAACAATCGGTAAGGTTAGAGCTTTCTTTGGTAATTTTGCCGTGCTTGTAAAAGCCTATGCCTGGATACTTACCATGGGGGCAGAGGGTTTAAAAGAAGTTTCAAAAGCATCAATTATTAATGCAAACTATATCCTCAAAAAATTAAAAAAGTATTACAGGCCTGCCTACGATAGGTTCTGTATGCATGAATGTGTCCTTACAGGAAGAGATTATAAAGAATATGGAGTAAAAACACTTGATATAGCAAAAAGGCTTATGGACTACGGTTTTCATCCACCTACAATCTATTTCCCGCACTTTGAACCTTATGCAGAAGAAACCATTATGGTTGAACCAACCGAATCTGAAAGTAAAGAGACACTCGATGTCTTTATTGAGGCAATGATAAAAATTTCAGAGGAAGCAAAAACTTCAAGTGAATTATTAAAAGAAGCACCGCATAATACATACATAAGTAGGCCCGATGAAGTAAAAGCAACCAAGGAGCCTAACTTAACATACAAGGAATAAAATGGATATCTATAACTTTGAAGGTTTAATAAAGAAGGCACTCAGAGAGTGCCTTCAAATTTTGGAAGTAAGTGAAAGTGTAAAAGTTTTACTTACAAAGGAAAGCTTTGGTGATTTTACCATTAACATTGCTTTTAAACTTGCAAAAGTTTTTAAAAAGTCACCAAAACTCGTTGCAGATGACATTATAAATTGCATAAAACTAGACCTTATTGAGAGTATCTCAAATGTTAATGGTTATATAAACATTAAGGTAAGTAGTAAGTTTTATTTAGAATTCGTTAAGAGCCTACTTGAAAAGAAAGAAAACTATTTTATCTTAGATAATAATGGTAAAAGTATCCAGGTAGAATTTGTCTCTGCAAATCCAACAGGACCACTCCATGTGGGAAATGGACGTGGTGGAATCATAGGAGACACAATTGCAAGGGTGTTAGAGACAAGGGGATACCATGTAGAAAGAGAATACTATGTGAATGATGCTGGCAGTAAAATGGACCTTTTTGCTGAATCAGTTCTCTATTTTTACCTAAAGAGATTTGGTATTGAGAAAAGTTTAAGCGAGGAGGCCTATAAAGGTGAATACATTAAAGATATTGCAGATAAAATTTACGATGTTTTTAAAGATAAGTTTTTAAACTACGATCATGATTTGGCAATTGAAGCCTTTAAAAATATCGGTGTTTTTTTACTTTTTGGCAAAGTGAAAGAAGAGACAGAAGATATTGAAATATTAAAACAATCCGCACCTTTTAAGATAGAAAGTATCTTAAAAACACTTGAGAGGTTTGGGGTTTCTTTTGATAACATATTTTTTGAATCTTCCCTTTATGAGGGAGTTGATGTTGAAGTTGATTCCACGTTAAAACTCAATGAAAAACTCGCAAAAGTCTTTTTAAACCTTTTTAATAGAGGTTATATTTACAAAAAAGATGGTGCATACTATTTTAAGGCTACACTGTTCAATGACGATAAGGATAGAGTATTGGTGCGTTCAACAGGTGAGCCTACCTATACACTTACGGATATTGCCTACCACATAGATAAGTTCAATAGAGGCTATTCAAAGGCGATAGATGTTTGGGGACAAGACCACTTTGGGCATGTTGCTACAATGAAAGCACTTTTAAAGGCTTCTAATATTGATCCTGATTTTCTTGATGTTGTTCTCTATCAGGTAGTTCACCTTTTTGAAGATGGTGTTGAGGTGATGATGTCTAAACATACAGGAAAATTTTATACTCTATCGGAACTCATAAATGAAGTTAAGAAAGATGCAGCCCGTTTCTTTTTCCTCACAAAGAGTGGAGATACACACTTAAACTTTGATATTAACCTTGCAAAGAAACAATCTGTTGAAAATCCTGTGTATTATCTCCAATATACTTACGCAAGACTCCATAACATCATTGAAGAAGCAAAAAGAAGGGGCACAGTTTTTGAGGATATTGAAAATGTTTTTACTAATTTATCTTTTAATGAAGTTGAAAGAGGGATCCTAAACAAAATATTTTATCTTAACTCAATTCTTGATGATATTAGTGTTGACTATTCAATACACAGAATCTCCAATTACGCACTTGATCTTGCAGAAGATATCAACCACTTTTACCAAAACTACCCTGTTTTAAAAGAGGAAGACAAATTGAAGCAAACAAAACGTTATCTTATCGTGCAGGTTTCAGTTGTTGCACTTTCTTTCATCTTTGATCTAATGGGTATAGAGAAAAAGGAAAGAATGTAAATGAAAGTTCTTGCAATTGTTATTACGTTCAATAGAGCTGACTTACTGAAAAAAAGTCTTGAAAGTTTAAAAAGTAGTTTTTTTGTCCCTGATATCCTTGTTGTGGATAATGGTTCCACAGATTCAACCGAAGATTTTATTAAAAACAACCATAAGGATATTTTTTATTTAAAACTTGAGGAAAATCTTGGCCCTGCAGGAGGAGCAGAAGCAGGACAGAGGTTTGCACTTCAAGAAGGGTATGAAGCTATTTGGATGCTCGATGATGATAGTATTGTCTCAAAAGAAGCACTTTCAACACTATTAGAATACTATGAAAGACTAAAATCAAAAAATAAAAAGATTTTTTTAAGTTCTGTTGCATATACTGACCTTGATTTTAAAAAGCCTATGTATAATTTTCTTAAATACAATCCAAATACAGGGCTTACTTCAAAAATAAAAGATGCCTTGTTTAATGAAGAATACTTTGAATACGATATTGCTCCAATGAACGGGCTTTTTATTCCAAAAGAAGTTTTACAAGATGTTGGCACTTTTAATGGGAAATTGTGGGGTTGGTATGATGATACGGAATTTGTTTTAAGGTGTAGGAGTAAGGGTTATAGAGGATTTGCAATTACCAAAAGTAAAATTTACCACCCTGTTGAATTTAGAAAACACGTTAAAATTTTTGGAAGGACGTTTAATATTCTTTCAGGACGTCCTTTTAGGATGTATCTTGGCACAAGAAATAACGTATACATTCAAAAAAAGTTTTTAAAGACTTTAAACTTTTATTTTGTATTTTTACCTGTGTTTTTCTTTAAAAGATTAATTTCGATTTTGTTATTTTACGATAATAGAGGAGTTTTTCTTAAAAATTTTTTAAATGGAGTAGTTGATGGTATAAAAGGAAATTTGGAGGTGAACAATGTTTAAAAAGACATTGGTTATGGTTATTTTGGTTGTTTTTGTAATCGCAGTGATTTTGGGGCTTTACAAGATACTTAACCCTAAAAATAAGGAGATTCTTGCGCAAGGTAATTATATAGAGGCAACCTTCCTTGCAGAGGCAATATTGCCTGAAACTGCAGAAATGGTCCACATTGGCGATACAATTTATGATTCTCAAGGTAAAAAGTGTTTTACTGTAACTGATGTAAAAGTTGTTCCAAGCGAAGCAAAATATGTTTACTATGATCAGAATCGCCTCTATGTGGAAAATACCTCAAAACTAAAAGATGTTTATATAGTTGCAAAATCAGTTGATAAAAAATTCGCCTGGGCATACTCTTATGGAAAAGACCTCATTATGGCAGGGGCACACCTTGCTCTTTACGGGAATAACTGGAAATTCTGGGTGACTGTTGTTACTGTAAAAGAAGTTAAGTAATATGGATAAGATAAATTCTTACCTAAGAAGGATATTTTTATTTGTTTTTGCATTCTACCCTTGGGTAAATTATATGTTAAAAAAAGTCCCAAAGTTAGGAAGTGTATGGGATGATCTGTTAATTTTTACTTTTTTCTTTTTTTCCATTCTTCTTGGTTATAGACGTTTAAAAGAACTGTTAAATCTACCAACTGTTTTATTTAGCATACTTTTTGCAACTGTTGCGATCTTTAGTTTTGTTTTTAATAACTACCTTTTTCTTGCATTTCAGCACCAGTTAAGGCTGTTTTTAGAGCCTTTTATTGTGTTCATTGGTATATATCTTATTCATCCTACAAAAAGTGAAGTAGAATTTTACTTAAAAGCATTGGTGATTTCAACAGCATTTTTAGGTTTTCATGGCATTTACCAATACATAGTAAAAGTGCCAACTCCTGCAATGTGGGTAGATAAAGAACTTGAGAGAAGCAGTATCTACACAAGGGCGTTTTCTGTTGTTAATAGTCCCAATGTGCTTGCAGGATACCTTGAAATTGGTTTGCCGGTAGCTGTCTATTTAATCTTGGAGAAGAAAAACAATCTTAAAAAAGCATTCTATAGCGTCCTTACTTTGGGGATTGTTTTTGGGTTGTTTCTTACATTTTCAAGAGGTGGTTGGATTGGTGGCTTTTCGTCTCTTTTTTTAGCTTTTGTAGTAGTTTCGCCAATTGTAGGTATTGGGCTTATCTTACTTTTGGGGATTATTTTGTCCTCTGTGCCTCTATTGAGGTTAAGAGTGCTTTCTCTTATTGATCCAAGTTATATTCAAAAAAGCCTTGAGGCAGGTGGAAGGCTTTTTAGATGGAAATACGGAGTTAGCAATGGTTTTGAACACCCACTTTTTGGAACAGGGCTTGGCACTTTTGGTGGATCTGCAGCACAAAAATATGGTTATTTTTCTTATACCTCAATGGATAGCGTTTACATTAACGTCTTTGCAGAAACAGGCTTTTTGGGTATTGTTTCTTTTCTTTTTTGGGTGTTTTATGGTTTTGTAAATTATTTTGTTAAATTCCTTAATAGAAAAAAGTTTATTTACCTATTTTTAGGTGCTTCTCTTTTTGCAATTTTAGTGCATATGTTTGTTGAAAATCTTTTCAACGTATGGGGTTTAACATCAAATTTTTGGATTATCTCTGCCTTATCCGAGGTGATTGATGAGTAAAGATATACTTTTTATTTCATCGAATAGGTTTGATAGTTTTCCATCAAGAAAAACAAGATTTTCAAAATTTCTATCTCACTCTGGTTTTAGAGTGGTGTATGTAGAATCTCCCCATACATACCTTGCGTATCTTAAAAAGTCAAAGTTTGCAAATCCTGGTAGTTTGGAAAAGTTAAACGATAATTTTTATGTGTTAAGGAGTTTTCCTATTTTGCCCTTTTTTAAAAAATACAGACCTTTAAATGCAGTAGACCAAAAAATATTTTATAAGCATATTAATACTGCCCTTGAAAAGATTTCTTTTAAGCCTGCTGCTGTATTTAACTATATGCCGTTTTTTCCAGATATACTGAGTAATTTTAAAAGCTTAATAATTTACGATTGCGTTGACGACCATGCAAACTTCCCAGGCCTTATTAACCCTGATTACGTTAACGAGTTAGAAAAGAAAACTGTTGCACTTTCAGATGCTGTGATTGTAACAGGAAGTAAAGCACTTAAAGAGAAAATTGTTAAGTTTGGAAAAATCCCCTACGTGATACCAAATGGTGTTGATTACAAGTTGTTTTCCTCATGGCTTGAGAATGCCATAAGTTTAAAAATAAAAAAGCAAATTGTTTATGTAGGTGCACTATCGGAGTGGTTTGATTTAGAACTTTTAGAATTTTTAGCACAAAACTTAAAAGAATACGAATTTTTACTGATTGGTTTTGGTCCACTTTCTTTAAATAAACTCCTTAAAGAAAATAGCAACATAAAGTTTTTAGGAAAACTTTCTCAAAAAGCATTTGCACCAATCCTTTGGGAATCGGCTGCTTCCATCATTCCTTTTAAAGTAAA
This genomic stretch from Caldisericaceae bacterium harbors:
- the gcvPB gene encoding aminomethyl-transferring glycine dehydrogenase subunit GcvPB produces the protein MKLIYEKSVEGRIGYSLSKDEFEGSISDFIPDYALDTKPKELPEVSEVDVVRHFTKLSKLNYGVDDGFYPLGSCTMKYNPKVNEVIASFDNFVNAHPLSPLEFIQGSLEVMYELEESLKEITGMDRFTLLPSAGAHGELVGTLIMRKYFLDTGKPRHKMLIPDSAHGTNPASSAMAGFQVVEVKSNEFGNVDLNDLAQKMDEDTAGLMLTNPNTAGLFERDIKKIAEVIHNKGGLLYYDGANLNALLGIVRPAEAGFDIVHLNLHKTFSTPHGSGGPGVGAVGVKKHLVDFLPYPLVCKCKDYFGFERPIKTIGKVRAFFGNFAVLVKAYAWILTMGAEGLKEVSKASIINANYILKKLKKYYRPAYDRFCMHECVLTGRDYKEYGVKTLDIAKRLMDYGFHPPTIYFPHFEPYAEETIMVEPTESESKETLDVFIEAMIKISEEAKTSSELLKEAPHNTYISRPDEVKATKEPNLTYKE
- the argS gene encoding arginine--tRNA ligase translates to MDIYNFEGLIKKALRECLQILEVSESVKVLLTKESFGDFTINIAFKLAKVFKKSPKLVADDIINCIKLDLIESISNVNGYINIKVSSKFYLEFVKSLLEKKENYFILDNNGKSIQVEFVSANPTGPLHVGNGRGGIIGDTIARVLETRGYHVEREYYVNDAGSKMDLFAESVLYFYLKRFGIEKSLSEEAYKGEYIKDIADKIYDVFKDKFLNYDHDLAIEAFKNIGVFLLFGKVKEETEDIEILKQSAPFKIESILKTLERFGVSFDNIFFESSLYEGVDVEVDSTLKLNEKLAKVFLNLFNRGYIYKKDGAYYFKATLFNDDKDRVLVRSTGEPTYTLTDIAYHIDKFNRGYSKAIDVWGQDHFGHVATMKALLKASNIDPDFLDVVLYQVVHLFEDGVEVMMSKHTGKFYTLSELINEVKKDAARFFFLTKSGDTHLNFDINLAKKQSVENPVYYLQYTYARLHNIIEEAKRRGTVFEDIENVFTNLSFNEVERGILNKIFYLNSILDDISVDYSIHRISNYALDLAEDINHFYQNYPVLKEEDKLKQTKRYLIVQVSVVALSFIFDLMGIEKKERM
- a CDS encoding glycosyltransferase, with protein sequence MKVLAIVITFNRADLLKKSLESLKSSFFVPDILVVDNGSTDSTEDFIKNNHKDIFYLKLEENLGPAGGAEAGQRFALQEGYEAIWMLDDDSIVSKEALSTLLEYYERLKSKNKKIFLSSVAYTDLDFKKPMYNFLKYNPNTGLTSKIKDALFNEEYFEYDIAPMNGLFIPKEVLQDVGTFNGKLWGWYDDTEFVLRCRSKGYRGFAITKSKIYHPVEFRKHVKIFGRTFNILSGRPFRMYLGTRNNVYIQKKFLKTLNFYFVFLPVFFFKRLISILLFYDNRGVFLKNFLNGVVDGIKGNLEVNNV
- a CDS encoding DUF4330 domain-containing protein, whose protein sequence is MFKKTLVMVILVVFVIAVILGLYKILNPKNKEILAQGNYIEATFLAEAILPETAEMVHIGDTIYDSQGKKCFTVTDVKVVPSEAKYVYYDQNRLYVENTSKLKDVYIVAKSVDKKFAWAYSYGKDLIMAGAHLALYGNNWKFWVTVVTVKEVK
- a CDS encoding O-antigen ligase family protein → MDKINSYLRRIFLFVFAFYPWVNYMLKKVPKLGSVWDDLLIFTFFFFSILLGYRRLKELLNLPTVLFSILFATVAIFSFVFNNYLFLAFQHQLRLFLEPFIVFIGIYLIHPTKSEVEFYLKALVISTAFLGFHGIYQYIVKVPTPAMWVDKELERSSIYTRAFSVVNSPNVLAGYLEIGLPVAVYLILEKKNNLKKAFYSVLTLGIVFGLFLTFSRGGWIGGFSSLFLAFVVVSPIVGIGLILLLGIILSSVPLLRLRVLSLIDPSYIQKSLEAGGRLFRWKYGVSNGFEHPLFGTGLGTFGGSAAQKYGYFSYTSMDSVYINVFAETGFLGIVSFLFWVFYGFVNYFVKFLNRKKFIYLFLGASLFAILVHMFVENLFNVWGLTSNFWIISALSEVIDE
- a CDS encoding glycosyltransferase; the protein is MSKDILFISSNRFDSFPSRKTRFSKFLSHSGFRVVYVESPHTYLAYLKKSKFANPGSLEKLNDNFYVLRSFPILPFFKKYRPLNAVDQKIFYKHINTALEKISFKPAAVFNYMPFFPDILSNFKSLIIYDCVDDHANFPGLINPDYVNELEKKTVALSDAVIVTGSKALKEKIVKFGKIPYVIPNGVDYKLFSSWLENAISLKIKKQIVYVGALSEWFDLELLEFLAQNLKEYEFLLIGFGPLSLNKLLKENSNIKFLGKLSQKAFAPILWESAASIIPFKVNDLTKKVDPLKAYEYLASGVPVVSTPIGNIENPYIYVGSTKEDFMEKLKIAIEEDSLEKRIKRTEFAKQFSWENRFNQLSEILGKLLNNHG